A DNA window from Mariprofundus aestuarium contains the following coding sequences:
- the polA gene encoding DNA polymerase I, with amino-acid sequence MPHLVLIDGPNYVFRAFHAVRHNLTNSKGEPTNAVFGYVQMLRSILKDLGPTHVAVAFDPKGGTFRNEMYKEYKAHRPPMPEELASQWPWVHDVTDAFKLNRICIQNYEADDVIATLAKQAETRGWDVTIVSTDKDLMQLVSDKVWMLDTMKRVEYGADEVKEKWGVGPDRIQDLLALAGDSADNIPGIPGIGPKTAVQLLEAYGDLEGVLTHAPEIKQNKRRENLIEFAEDARLSYRLVALDYETPVGVELDDLEVDGPDRERLNELFTRLEFRRLIAEFSDDEQAPAATAPQAAAVEEARPEVDNSPREDRLVNDEASLTALLEALNSAKLIAMDTETTSLATHDAELVGLSFAVRAGEAWYLPVGHRAADLLEPAPVQLSLDLALKTLRPILEDASKAKCGHNLKYDAQVLRRAGIELAGIKADSMLLAYCLYPAKYPPKMDSVAEDYLGHTCISYADVVGKGAKQVCFDQVPLATAIPYACEDAEIAFRLTGLLRERLEKESRLNRHDEIELPLSFALADMEWRGTRIDAVKLAELSTRFGDRINELQTEIHAAAGEEFNIQSPKQLGELLFDKLGIAGGKKTKSGQWATGQEVLEGLADEHEVPRLILEVRQLSKLKSTYSDALPKLIHRDTGRVHTSFNQAITTTGRLSSSDPNLQNIPIRSSEGREIRKAFIAEAGNVLIAADYSQIELRLMAHYSEDVALCQAFENGEDIHAATAAAVNGVDLDEVTGEMRRRAKVINFGILYGMSAFGLAKQLGISRSESQAFIETYFERYPTVRAFMDNTLERARELGYVETLLGHRVYVPEITSKNGMRRAYAERTAINAPLQGSAADIIKVAMIHLHRRLHEELPQATITLQVHDELIVEAPAAQAEKAAIIMKETMESAVQLHVPLIVDIGMGSNWFDAHQL; translated from the coding sequence ATGCCCCATTTAGTTCTGATCGACGGACCCAATTACGTATTCCGCGCCTTTCATGCGGTGCGCCATAACCTTACCAACTCCAAAGGTGAACCGACCAATGCCGTATTCGGTTATGTGCAGATGCTGCGCAGCATCCTTAAGGACCTTGGCCCCACCCATGTAGCGGTCGCTTTCGACCCCAAGGGCGGCACCTTCCGCAATGAGATGTACAAGGAGTACAAAGCACACCGGCCACCGATGCCTGAGGAACTGGCCTCTCAATGGCCGTGGGTTCACGATGTTACCGATGCCTTCAAACTTAACCGTATCTGCATCCAGAATTACGAGGCGGATGATGTGATTGCCACGCTGGCCAAACAGGCGGAGACCAGAGGCTGGGATGTCACCATTGTATCCACAGACAAGGATCTGATGCAGCTGGTCAGCGATAAGGTGTGGATGCTTGATACCATGAAGCGGGTGGAGTACGGCGCTGATGAGGTGAAGGAGAAATGGGGCGTTGGCCCTGATCGCATTCAGGACCTGCTGGCACTGGCCGGTGACTCGGCAGATAACATTCCGGGCATTCCGGGCATAGGCCCGAAAACAGCAGTGCAACTGCTGGAAGCATACGGGGACCTGGAAGGTGTGCTCACCCATGCGCCTGAAATAAAACAGAACAAACGTCGTGAAAACCTGATCGAATTTGCAGAGGATGCGCGTCTCTCTTACCGGCTGGTCGCACTCGATTATGAAACACCAGTTGGCGTGGAGCTGGATGACCTGGAAGTGGATGGGCCTGATCGAGAACGCCTTAATGAGCTATTCACCCGACTTGAATTCCGCCGCCTTATCGCTGAATTCAGTGATGATGAACAGGCACCTGCTGCCACAGCGCCACAAGCTGCAGCTGTGGAAGAGGCAAGACCGGAAGTCGACAACAGTCCGCGCGAAGATCGTCTGGTTAATGACGAGGCATCCCTGACTGCGCTGTTAGAGGCACTGAACAGTGCCAAATTGATCGCCATGGACACAGAAACCACATCCCTTGCCACCCACGATGCCGAACTTGTCGGCCTCTCGTTTGCCGTCAGAGCAGGGGAAGCGTGGTATCTGCCGGTCGGCCACCGTGCAGCAGACCTGCTGGAGCCGGCACCGGTCCAGCTGTCACTGGATCTGGCACTTAAAACCCTGAGGCCGATTCTTGAGGATGCCAGCAAAGCCAAATGCGGCCATAACCTGAAATACGACGCGCAGGTGCTGCGCCGGGCAGGCATTGAGCTGGCTGGCATCAAGGCCGATTCGATGCTGCTCGCCTACTGCCTCTACCCTGCCAAATACCCGCCGAAGATGGATAGTGTCGCAGAGGATTATCTGGGACACACCTGTATCAGTTACGCGGATGTTGTAGGAAAAGGAGCCAAACAGGTCTGCTTTGATCAGGTGCCATTGGCAACAGCCATTCCCTATGCCTGCGAAGATGCCGAGATCGCATTCAGGCTAACCGGGCTACTGAGAGAGCGGCTGGAAAAAGAGTCGCGCCTGAACCGACATGATGAGATTGAATTGCCGCTCTCGTTTGCGCTGGCAGATATGGAGTGGCGTGGCACACGCATCGATGCGGTCAAACTTGCCGAACTCTCGACCCGTTTCGGAGATCGCATCAACGAACTGCAAACTGAAATCCATGCCGCTGCAGGCGAGGAATTCAACATCCAGTCACCCAAACAGCTGGGTGAACTTCTGTTCGACAAACTCGGCATTGCCGGTGGCAAGAAAACCAAGTCGGGCCAGTGGGCCACAGGTCAGGAGGTGCTGGAAGGACTTGCTGACGAACATGAGGTGCCGCGCCTGATTCTTGAAGTGCGCCAGCTCTCCAAACTCAAATCGACTTACTCCGATGCCCTGCCAAAACTGATACATCGTGATACGGGCCGTGTTCACACCTCATTTAATCAGGCGATCACTACCACAGGCCGCCTCTCCTCTTCCGATCCGAATCTACAGAATATCCCCATCCGCAGTAGTGAGGGGCGTGAAATTCGCAAAGCCTTTATTGCTGAGGCTGGCAACGTGCTGATTGCGGCCGACTACTCACAGATCGAACTCAGGCTGATGGCCCACTACTCCGAAGATGTAGCCCTGTGCCAAGCTTTTGAAAACGGCGAAGATATCCATGCAGCAACCGCAGCTGCTGTGAATGGTGTTGATCTGGATGAGGTAACCGGTGAGATGCGCAGGCGCGCCAAGGTGATCAACTTCGGTATCCTCTATGGCATGAGCGCCTTTGGCCTGGCTAAACAGCTTGGCATCAGCCGTAGCGAGTCCCAAGCCTTCATTGAAACCTATTTTGAGCGTTACCCAACCGTACGTGCCTTTATGGATAACACATTGGAGCGGGCACGTGAGCTGGGCTATGTCGAGACGCTGCTCGGCCACCGTGTCTATGTGCCTGAAATTACGAGCAAAAATGGCATGCGTCGTGCCTATGCGGAACGCACAGCGATCAATGCACCACTGCAGGGCTCGGCCGCTGACATTATCAAGGTAGCGATGATTCACCTGCATCGGCGCCTGCATGAAGAGC